One window of the Amia ocellicauda isolate fAmiCal2 chromosome 18, fAmiCal2.hap1, whole genome shotgun sequence genome contains the following:
- the LOC136713598 gene encoding zinc finger CW-type PWWP domain protein 2-like: MRKRTFPRFVAKYLFSCLVPEEWFPNHTDLYGHGMKFVYSPLPAGSLVMIKASKWPWWPAILCPDPLSGSYVTYDTDGHIDRYHAEFLGNPHSRIWASARIVSPYPIPAAKPKNLKGLMESYECALEEAMKLQPLKCEDRLEMCHFKVLENCWSAQSTCELEDKKSETASQCHLIDEETFKERGDFLLIEGIRFKTGISLEEIMD, encoded by the exons ATGAGAAAACGGACATTTCCGAGATTTGTCGCAAAATACTTATT CAGCTGTTTAGTGCCTGAAGAGTGGTTTCCTAATCACACGGACCTGTATGGACATGGGATGAAGTTTGTCTACTCTCCACTTCCAGCTGGGAGCTTGGTCATGATTAAAGCAAGCAAATGGCCATG GTGGCCTGCCATTCTGTGTCCCGACCCCCTTTCTGGGAGTTATGTGACCTATGACACTGATGGACACATTGACCGGTACCATGCTGAATTTCTAGGGAATCCTCACTCTAGGATTTGGGCTTCTGCACGCATTGTGAGTCCTTACCCTATCCCAGCTGCTAAG CCCAAAAATCTGAAAGGCTTGATGGAGTCATATGAGTGTGCTTTGGAGGAAGCCATGAAACTTCAGCCTCTTAAGTGTGAAGACAGACTCGAGATGTGCCACTTTAAAGTTCTGGAAA ATTGCTGGTCAGCACAAAGCACCTGTGAATTAGAAGACAAGAAATCTGAAACG GCATCACAATGTCACTTGATTGATGAAGAAACATTCAAAGAGAGAGGTGATTTTCTCCTTATTGAAGGAATAAGATTTAAGACGGGGATCTCTCTGGAGGAAATCATGGACTAG